In Lycium barbarum isolate Lr01 chromosome 9, ASM1917538v2, whole genome shotgun sequence, the DNA window GTATTATTTATGTGTCCATTTAGCATAACTAAATGGCAGCATTGCGGACGGGATTAAAGTGCAGTATGATATCAAAATGCTTCCCATTATTTTCTTAGCAATTCTCTAGAAGCAACAGAAACATTCTTTCTGTTTGTAAACTGTGTCTTTGGAGGTTTTTAAGCTGTTATTTCCATTTTACTTCCACTTCATGTGGCTGTCACTGTTAGTGGGGCTAAGTTATCTAGGAGGTAGAACACCCATTTGTTGCTTGCTAGTATATTTATGTCTTGAATACCAGTTGTCAGTCTACTTTGTAACTCATTGAACACTATTTCTTGCTTTGCTTATAAGGTATGTCGTCTTCGGAAAATCCAGAGATTGTCGAAAGGGGTCTTTTCAAGGACaaggagaaggaggagaaagAAGACAAGAAAGATGAGCAAAAGGGTGGTTTTATTGAAAAAGTAAAGGACTTCATCCAGGATATTGGTGAGAAAATCGAGGAAACAATAGGTTTTGGAAAACCAACTGCAGATGTCGCTGCAATTCATATTCCTCATATCAATCTTAAAACGGCTGAAATAGTTGTTGACGTGCTTGTGAAGAACCCGAACCCCATCCCAATTCCTCTTATTGACATAAACTACTTAATCGAGAGTGATGGAAGGAAACTGCTTTCTGGATTGATCCCTGATGCTGGAACAATACATGCACATGGTTCGGAGACCGTCAAAATACCACTTAATCTGGTTTATGATGACATCAAAACTACATACAGCTCTATAAAGCCTGGAAGCATCATTCCATATAAGATCAAGGTTGACCTCATAGTTGATGTGCCTGTTTTTGGTAGGCTAACTATTCCTCTTGAGAAAAGTGGCGAGATTCCTGTACCTTACAAGCCAGATATTGATCTTGAGAAAATCCATTTCGAGAAGTTCTCTTTCGAGGAAACTGTAGCAGTTCTTAAGTTACAGGTGGATAACAAGAACGACTTTGATCTGGGGCTCAAAAGCCTTGATTACGATGTCTGGCTCTCCGATGTCAATGTTGGTGGTGCAGATCTTGAGAAATCGGCTACTCTTGAAAAAAATGGAATCAGCCATATCGATCTTCCCATAACCTTCAGGCCCAAGGAATTTGGCTCTGCTCTTTGGGACATGATCAGAGGGAGAGGTACTGGCTATTCCATGAAAGGTAACATAAATGTGGACACGCCCTTTGGACCAATGAAGTTGCCCATTAGCAAGGGGGGGGGTACAACCCGTCTCAAGAAGAACAAAGAAGATGGGGAAGACGATGATGAAGATGAGGTATGTTATCTGTTCTGCTTTAATAATgggcttttttcatttttattacgGGTGCTAGCCAAAGTATACATAACCTATactgactatgtatataatatgcatgttatatgtatatttttgtatattatatgCGGCTATTATTTTTTAGGCCAGTCCGAATGTGTAATTATCCCTTTAATAATCTCTGGTGTTGCTCATTCGTTGCACTTATTTGACATTTCTCTGTGCTTCTAAGTTGAAAAGGCCAGCCTCTTTTCTAACCTGAGGATTCCGAGGTTTCGCTGTCGTTTAGCACTTTGTTTTATAAATATGTGTATGTTATTGACTCAACCATGTATATTTAAAGGAACATGAAAAGACAAATGTATCTCTACTCTTGAAATATGTGGGTAATTAAAAAAGCTTAATTATTTCAAGGGAGACTACAAGATCACAGGTGCTGGTATCTAAAACTTATTGTTGGTATCTGGTAATGTCGAATGAACCATGTTTTTCATAATTTAGTTTCCAGCCTACATGTTTGTTATCTAGAGAGGTAAGAGAAAATGTATCTTCTGTGAATTCTGAGAAGCCATGCCTCTTATGTGAGTAATTCTGCGTTGTATAAAGAGAAATTGTGCTATTCAATCATCGATTCGATTCTTCATTGGAAGATCATAGTCTACTCTGCAAAATAAAATCTCTCTGTGTAGGCATGTGTCTAGCTTGGTTATCTCTCATTTAAGCAAAGTCGCTGCACTAGTAGCAGTTTATCGATTTATTAAAGCTTCTCTCTTCTGTTTCTGCCCAAATCTGAAAGTTAAATTTCTACTAAAGCTTCTCTCTGTAGTCTACTGCTGGGCAATGGGCATAATCATGTCCATTTCAGAAAATTTACAATTGCGTTAAGGTAATAACACAAGGAAcaagattttttcttttaaattttaaatcgCGATCtcttcttttgagccgagggtctttcggaaacagcctccctatcttccgaaataggggtaaggtctgcgtacactttaccctccccagaccccacattgtgggatttcactgggtatgttgttgctaTGTTGTTGCTGTTGATCTCTTCTTTTGGTCCCTTATTAGAAAATACCTGTTGGGACTTGAAATGACAATTTGCCAAAGAAATTGATTTGTTCCAACTTCTGTATTTTACAATGTAATCTCATGTCACCGTGTTGACTCATCACGGTCAGTCATCTAGTGCCTAATTCTGACTGGTTTTACTTGTCATCATGTTAGATTTGATGAAAACtgtggaaaaaaaattaaaccaTTGACACCAAGAAAGTCTCATTAAATCCTAGAGACTGCAACACAAAAACTGTACTCCCTTACTAGTCTACACTTTCTCTTGCGGAAATTAATCTACGTCTCTAGAACAACAAACAATAACATACCCGGTGTAATCTTCGTCTCTAGTACATAGTTTTATCATGTATAATCACTCTCTCTGTGCATAGTTGTCCTATGCATATTCTCTCTTGCCCTCTTGTGTTTCCTTTTAACCCCTTGGCTGTACAAACATGTAACTGTGTTAACACTCTGTCCTTCCATTCACAGGATTGAAGTTGGAGATGCACTTGTTTGAGGCACGAGCTTTATAGAGGAAAAGCCATCTGCTGATGGGGGTTTTTAGACCCCAAAATAAATATTTACTTAGACTTGAATGTGAAATATGTCTACTTAGTAGATTATTTTGGAATTATGTCTCTGCTTGTGTAACTTGTTGTGATTGACATCGTGATGAATTTGTTTGCTTTTATTGTTGTGGTTGATATACTATATGCCCCTTGATGTTTTTAGACATTGCgcgtaggggtgggcatggtacggtatgaTACGGTAtttgaagtttcggttcggtaacttcggtattcggtttttaaaaatacgataccattaccataccaaattaattcggtacggttcggtatttttaagttcggtttcggtatttcaCGGTACGGTAATTCGGTAACCATAGTTTATTTAACTTCGACTTACGTATATACTCATGTAATAAAGGATTATGACTTTGAGATTTCTCAATTATATTAAACTAACACCATACACAAATAGACGTatttaaaagaaagtacaagcaattttCTTCGTTAATCAATTGCACAATGGACATTTGAATCacgatagagtagtcaaagtttcaAAGTCTAAACAACATTAGCCAAAATTAAGCATAATCTTCGGTCCTAAACAATTTTACATCAAAAATTTCATTCAGCAGCAGAGAGAATAGGCCATTTCCACCATTTCAAGTCTTAATGTATTGGAAAAATAGTAGAGATAAATTAAAGGCTGCTTCTAGGCTTCAGCATATGTGAAAgactaaaagcatgaaaatatTGGATAAAAAGTTAGCTTTGATGGTACAATTTTCTATTACATACAAATTGGCATTAAATGAGATGTGATGTAATTTTTTATACGAAAACTAGTCTATATATTTAACAgtagtaaatataatatatatggattgtatatatgtagtataaacttcggtatggtatacggtatttcggtatccattttataaatatcaaataccataccgaataccaaagaaaatttaaattcataccaaataccatatcaaataccATAATACTAAAACCGCGGTATTAAAAACTTCGGTATcagtatggtattcggtatataCCATACCGTGCCCACTCTTAATTGCGCGAGTCATAACTAGCTATTGACATTCTAATGTTGTTGAGTTTCTTATCTGCTGCGATTCCGGTCTTCTGACTAAGAGCATCAAGGGCCAGAAGAACCCACAGAGCTTTGCTTTATGCCCTCTCAGCACGAGGGGACAAAAGCCTGGTatttaagtggaaaaggtaagaaggATTGGTCATTATTGAAAGCAAAGGGGCTAAAAGAGCCATTCAAGAAATGAGTCAACATTTCAACTCTTATATTTGGCTCATTGTTATCTTATGTTGCCATGGTTTTCTAGCTGACCATTAATTGGACAAAATGCTAACTATTTTGGAGTCCGGAGctaaaatgacttatttttacaGCTATTAGataaaaatagtattttttttagaccaaaatggatATTTCGTTgcataaccaacgaaatacccacacaagtactgttccggtgccgatgaatttcttgcatttcgctacatgtgtagcgaaatgcaagaattttttttaatttattttcctttgcatttcgtgaatcaattcacgaattaggcttttttttttttgcaattcgtgaataaaaacgaaactgatttgtatttttttttttttttgtatttcgttgtgcaatcaacgaaatatgtgttttttttttttttgcaattcctgacacaatcaacgaaataggttttttttttttttttttgcaattcgtgaataaaaaaagaaataggaaattatatatatatatatatatatatatatatatattttgcatttcgtatattaaaaaacgaaataggataatttttttttatttcgttcatataaaaacgaaattggaatatatatatatatatatatatatatatatatataatatatatttttttgcatttcgtgtattaatgaacgaaataggtttttttatttttttttgtatttggtgaattaatgaacgaaactgatttttttttttattttcctttgcatttcgtgaatcaattcgcgaaataggcatttttaattgttttttttttgcaattcgtgaataaaaacgaaactgatttgtatttttttttttttgcatttcgttgtgcaatcaacgaatttgtattttatttttttgcatttcgttgtgcaatcaacgaaatatgtattttttttttttttgcaattcctgacacaatcaacgaaataggttttttttttttttgcaattcgtgaataaaaaaataaatagtaaattatatttttttttcttgcatttcgtgtattaaaaaacgaaataggataatttttttttatttcgttcatataaaaacgaaattggaaaatatatatataaattttgtttttgcatttcgtgtattaatgaacgaaataggtttttttttatttttttttgtatttggtgaattaatgaacgaaactgattttgttttttatttcgtgtattaatgaaggaaactgtttttttttttttgttttgcatttcgtaatttaatgaacgaaatagttttttttttttttttttttttttttgtatttcgtgaataaaaaaaacgaaataggaaattatatatatatatttttttttgcatttcgtgtattaaaaaacgaaataggaagaaataggaatacatatatatatatatatatatatatatatatatatatatatatatatgtattcctatttcgtttttatataaacgaaatgaaaataaaattatttcctatttttttatataaacgaaatacaaaaatacaaaaaaaattattttcatatttcgtttttagatgaacgaaataaaaaaaaattcttatttcGCTTTTTAATAAACGGAaaaaaatagttgtaaagtcaagacataactttatcttgaatataaatataattctaaaaaatatagggagaaaaactagttgtaaagtcgtcaaactttagatggtcataactttgcgctcggacatccgttttacgcgtttttttttaacttgcttattttttcgagatctatgcgaaCCAACCGCCACAAGGCAGTTTGGCTGAGCCGATTTAAAAAAAAGAagccttttatcccattcaatttcgattttcccccaaattggcgtgaaattttcagttttatttacttataagatgatgatgcgcaaaagatttcaacgtaaaactctcggggtaatgtagctgtgaatgtcaatttcacttctgcggtttcaatttttgaaaataaagctgaccaattttctcgacatataaagttgactaaaataaccttacagtcaaattCTAAGTtctttcaaacaaaacttacttcgggcaccttttcaacccctaaaatgacgatccgaacgtctacgtatccttgatgtattgggcctacattattgtacgcagaaaaaaatatcaggttctatataaaatattgacgtttcggagtcttgacacacgactaatgatTGGTCAAAGTATCgagaaaaacactaagtgttgcaaaaaataaagttggtcaattattttttttttggtactgtttctataaagcagtttactgcgttatagaaaaaaaaattggtactgtTTTACTGCTttatagaaaatatatatatatatatatatatatatatatatatatatatatatatatgtatgtatgtatgtatgtgttc includes these proteins:
- the LOC132609258 gene encoding uncharacterized protein LOC132609258 encodes the protein MSSSENPEIVERGLFKDKEKEEKEDKKDEQKGGFIEKVKDFIQDIGEKIEETIGFGKPTADVAAIHIPHINLKTAEIVVDVLVKNPNPIPIPLIDINYLIESDGRKLLSGLIPDAGTIHAHGSETVKIPLNLVYDDIKTTYSSIKPGSIIPYKIKVDLIVDVPVFGRLTIPLEKSGEIPVPYKPDIDLEKIHFEKFSFEETVAVLKLQVDNKNDFDLGLKSLDYDVWLSDVNVGGADLEKSATLEKNGISHIDLPITFRPKEFGSALWDMIRGRGTGYSMKGNINVDTPFGPMKLPISKGGGTTRLKKNKEDGEDDDEDED